From Pelotomaculum schinkii, the proteins below share one genomic window:
- a CDS encoding DUF1294 domain-containing protein codes for MIIIDAGIVQAIYIYCGGISLLYSILLINVIGFCTMWYDKKMAQAGKYRVPESRIFLIAIVGGAVGVLLGMEIFRHKTKDLKFKVLIPVIIILQVILYRIFYMK; via the coding sequence ATGATTATCATAGATGCAGGGATTGTTCAAGCTATTTATATCTACTGTGGGGGGATAAGCCTGTTATATAGCATATTGTTAATAAATGTTATTGGTTTTTGTACTATGTGGTATGATAAAAAAATGGCCCAGGCGGGTAAATACAGGGTGCCGGAGAGTAGAATCTTTTTAATTGCTATCGTAGGCGGGGCTGTTGGTGTATTATTGGGAATGGAAATATTCAGGCACAAAACAAAAGATTTAAAGTTTAAGGTTTTAATACCGGTAATAATTATTTTACAGGTAATTTTATATCGAATCTTCTACATGAAGTAA
- a CDS encoding DUF4368 domain-containing protein, with amino-acid sequence MEAFIEKAKRYTEIRELTPEILRLFISRIEVGERGEKYSRTAEQSIRIVYRDVGVMDSVEPVIENTEENIA; translated from the coding sequence GTGGAAGCCTTCATTGAAAAGGCCAAGCGGTATACGGAAATCCGCGAGCTGACGCCGGAAATTTTAAGGCTGTTCATTAGCCGCATCGAGGTTGGGGAACGCGGTGAAAAATACTCCCGCACCGCAGAGCAGAGCATCCGTATTGTCTATCGCGATGTGGGCGTGATGGACAGCGTGGAGCCGGTCATAGAAAACACAGAGGAAAACATTGCATAA
- a CDS encoding BTAD domain-containing putative transcriptional regulator — translation MDIDPYNEDTCMGLMGIYELAGRKGRAVKVYSSFIYRLKKDLDIGPSPNLLNEYKF, via the coding sequence TTGGACATCGACCCGTACAATGAAGACACCTGTATGGGGCTTATGGGCATTTATGAATTAGCAGGCCGTAAAGGCCGAGCTGTTAAAGTATATTCATCCTTTATTTATAGACTAAAAAAAGACTTAGACATAGGGCCAAGTCCAAACCTTTTAAATGAATATAAGTTCTGA
- a CDS encoding alpha/beta fold hydrolase, with translation MGYYVNVEPNVYIYVEDINPTGRKTILFIHGWPGNHNLFEYQYNQLPKQGYRCIGMDIRGFGLSARPWDGYDYNRLSDDVRGVVDALQLNNITLGGHSTGGGIAIRYMARHQGHGVSRLALFAAAAPSLIQRPYFPYGLPKQSVLDIIQGTYNDRPNMLRSFGNMIFHNYVTPALADWIFQLGLQASSWATAAIANTWLDEEGLFKDLETIHVPTLILHGLNDRVCLYPLAIAQKKGIQNAKLVPIDSCGHFLFYDQHEKFNKELVQFIEG, from the coding sequence GTGGGATATTATGTAAACGTAGAACCCAATGTGTACATTTATGTGGAGGATATCAATCCGACAGGCCGCAAGACCATTCTGTTTATCCACGGCTGGCCCGGGAATCATAATCTTTTCGAGTATCAGTACAATCAACTGCCAAAACAGGGATACCGATGCATTGGCATGGATATCCGGGGTTTTGGCCTGTCAGCCAGGCCATGGGACGGTTATGACTACAACCGATTGTCCGATGATGTCCGTGGCGTCGTGGACGCGTTGCAATTAAATAATATCACACTTGGTGGGCACTCAACGGGTGGAGGGATCGCGATTCGCTACATGGCCAGACATCAGGGCCACGGCGTATCCAGACTTGCTCTTTTCGCGGCGGCAGCCCCCAGCTTAATCCAGCGCCCCTATTTTCCATATGGGTTACCGAAGCAGTCGGTACTGGACATTATACAAGGTACATACAATGACCGCCCTAATATGCTCAGGAGCTTTGGTAATATGATTTTCCATAATTACGTTACCCCTGCCCTCGCCGATTGGATTTTCCAATTGGGTCTCCAGGCTTCAAGTTGGGCTACCGCGGCGATTGCCAATACATGGCTGGATGAGGAAGGCCTATTTAAGGATTTGGAAACAATTCATGTCCCGACCCTGATTCTTCACGGTCTCAACGACAGGGTTTGTCTTTACCCATTGGCAATCGCGCAAAAAAAAGGGATCCAAAATGCGAAACTAGTGCCGATTGATTCTTGCGGTCATTTTCTGTTTTATGATCAGCATGAAAAATTCAATAAGGAATTGGTACAATTCATCGAAGGATAA
- a CDS encoding stalk domain-containing protein, which yields MKKRIITVLMSLAIVLLMTVAAEATTATKPITVDYVDIQLYVNGNAVSLQDNEEPFIYNGRTFVPIRMVSEALNQNVEWIDSIKAVKISGENSATTDLLTQKEKEIQDLKLEIESLKNTIDSLEADDDEISDLEDALISGYDYLEDVNIEDISLDGDEDDIDVAINVDLDDYGDEWEELDDSDIEDWIEDLVSSIQDELSDDTVVSGEIIDTDSDDVLVEFYKDGDYSLDVEFQDDDDEISDLEDALISEYDYLEDVNIEDISLDGDEGDIDATINVDLDDYGDEWEELDDSDIEDWIEDLVSSIQDELSDDTVVSGEIIDTDSDDVLVEFYKDGDYSLDVEFQDEDYRGGSSDSDLEDVLDSLEDDSFYVDDIEFTMDISYDDDDESVTAYLDAVDDDASSEWEYLSSSRIDSDVTDICEEIADAFDDDADIRLDTVTVYFYDEDSDLLDSFDYDVDDGDLY from the coding sequence ATGAAGAAAAGAATTATTACAGTGTTGATGTCACTGGCTATAGTACTGTTGATGACCGTGGCTGCGGAAGCTACCACAGCCACAAAGCCAATCACTGTTGATTATGTGGATATACAGCTCTATGTAAATGGCAATGCGGTCAGTTTGCAAGATAATGAGGAACCATTTATTTACAATGGTAGAACCTTTGTTCCCATTCGAATGGTGTCTGAGGCCTTAAACCAAAATGTTGAATGGATTGATTCAATCAAAGCAGTGAAAATTTCCGGTGAGAATAGTGCAACAACTGATTTATTAACTCAAAAGGAAAAAGAAATCCAGGATCTTAAACTTGAAATCGAGAGTTTGAAAAATACAATAGACTCTCTTGAGGCAGATGATGATGAAATTAGCGATCTGGAAGATGCCTTAATATCCGGATACGACTATTTGGAAGATGTAAATATTGAAGACATCAGTCTTGATGGCGACGAAGACGATATTGATGTGGCTATTAATGTTGACCTGGATGACTATGGGGATGAGTGGGAAGAGTTGGACGACAGTGACATTGAGGACTGGATTGAAGATCTGGTAAGCAGTATTCAGGATGAATTATCGGATGATACGGTGGTTAGCGGAGAAATTATAGATACTGACAGTGATGATGTGTTGGTGGAATTCTATAAGGACGGGGACTACAGTCTTGACGTGGAATTTCAAGATGATGATGATGAAATTAGCGATCTGGAAGATGCCTTAATATCCGAATACGACTATTTGGAAGATGTAAATATTGAAGACATCAGTCTTGATGGCGACGAAGGCGATATTGATGCGACTATTAATGTTGACCTGGATGACTATGGGGATGAGTGGGAAGAGTTGGACGACAGTGACATTGAGGACTGGATTGAAGATCTGGTAAGCAGTATTCAGGATGAATTATCGGATGATACGGTGGTTAGTGGAGAAATTATAGATACTGACAGTGATGATGTGTTGGTGGAATTCTATAAGGACGGGGACTACAGTCTTGACGTGGAATTTCAAGATGAAGACTATCGGGGAGGCAGCTCGGACTCCGATCTGGAAGATGTTTTGGACAGCCTTGAGGATGACAGTTTTTATGTGGATGACATAGAATTCACAATGGATATTTCTTATGATGACGACGACGAAAGTGTTACTGCTTATCTTGATGCGGTTGACGACGACGCTTCCTCGGAGTGGGAATACTTAAGCAGCAGCCGTATTGATAGTGATGTAACGGATATTTGCGAGGAAATTGCTGACGCTTTTGATGATGATGCGGATATTCGCCTTGATACTGTTACTGTTTACTTTTATGATGAAGACTCTGACCTGCTGGACAGTTTTGACTATGATGTGGATGACGGGGATCTGTATTAG
- a CDS encoding glutamine--tRNA ligase/YqeY domain fusion protein, whose translation MIKKNDELAREGFAEPSALEANFIQNIINDDFSTNKYNGRVHTRFPPEPNGYLHIGHAKSICLNFGIAARNGGITNLRFDDTNPAKEEVEYVDSIKADVRWLGFDWDDRMFYASDYFDQLYDYAVQLIKAGKAYVCDLSAEEIKEYRGTLTEPGKESPYRDRSVEENLDLFERMRAGEFPDGSRVLRAKIDMASPNLNMRDPVLYRILRATHHRTGDKWLIYPMYDYAHPISDSLERITHSICTLEFEDHRPLYDWTLDTLGIYHSQQIEFARLNLTYTVMSKRKLRMLVEEGFVSGWDDPRMPTISGLRRRGYTPESIRDFCDRIGVAKSNSMVDIAMLEHCIREDLNSSVPRVMGVLRPLKVVIDNYPEGRVEELEAEYNPENPGLGSRKLPFSRELYIEQEDFMENPPKKFFRLAPGQEVRLKNAYIIRCESVVKDEKSGEALEVHCTYDPETKSGSAASSRKVKGTLHWVSAGHAMPAEVRLYDHLFLKENPDEEKDFRACVNPDSLMKLTSCMLERSLSGAAPGSRYQFLRNGFFCVDTVDSTKTKPVFNRIVSLKDTWAKIQKARQDGQ comes from the coding sequence ATGATCAAGAAAAATGACGAGCTGGCCAGGGAAGGTTTTGCGGAACCTTCCGCGCTGGAGGCAAACTTTATCCAGAACATTATTAATGATGATTTCAGTACCAACAAATACAACGGGCGGGTCCATACCCGCTTTCCACCCGAGCCGAACGGCTATCTTCATATCGGTCACGCCAAATCCATCTGCCTCAACTTCGGTATTGCCGCCAGAAACGGGGGCATCACCAATTTGCGGTTTGATGACACCAACCCCGCCAAGGAGGAGGTCGAATATGTCGATTCGATCAAGGCAGATGTGCGGTGGCTCGGCTTTGACTGGGATGACCGGATGTTCTACGCCTCCGACTACTTTGACCAGCTGTATGATTACGCGGTGCAGCTGATTAAGGCCGGTAAAGCCTATGTATGCGACCTGAGCGCGGAGGAAATTAAAGAGTACCGCGGCACCCTGACGGAACCGGGCAAGGAAAGCCCCTACCGCGACCGGTCAGTGGAGGAGAACCTGGACCTGTTTGAGCGGATGCGGGCGGGTGAGTTTCCGGATGGTTCGCGTGTCCTGCGGGCTAAAATTGACATGGCTTCTCCGAACCTGAACATGCGGGATCCGGTGCTCTACCGCATACTGCGGGCTACTCATCACCGGACCGGCGACAAGTGGCTCATCTATCCGATGTACGATTACGCCCATCCAATTTCGGATTCGCTGGAAAGGATCACCCACTCCATTTGCACGCTGGAGTTTGAAGACCACCGCCCACTGTACGATTGGACGCTGGATACTCTAGGCATTTATCATTCCCAGCAGATCGAGTTCGCCCGCTTGAACCTCACCTACACCGTGATGAGCAAGCGGAAGCTCCGCATGCTGGTGGAAGAGGGCTTTGTAAGCGGCTGGGACGACCCGCGCATGCCCACCATATCGGGACTGCGCAGGAGGGGCTACACGCCGGAATCAATACGTGACTTCTGCGATCGGATCGGGGTGGCCAAAAGCAACAGCATGGTCGATATCGCCATGCTTGAGCACTGCATCCGGGAAGATTTAAACTCTAGTGTGCCGCGCGTGATGGGTGTCTTAAGGCCGCTGAAGGTGGTTATTGACAACTATCCGGAGGGGCGGGTCGAGGAGCTGGAGGCCGAATACAACCCGGAAAATCCAGGCCTGGGCTCGCGCAAACTACCCTTTTCCAGGGAGCTGTATATTGAGCAGGAAGATTTTATGGAAAATCCGCCCAAGAAATTTTTCCGGCTCGCACCCGGACAGGAGGTGCGCTTGAAGAACGCTTACATTATCCGGTGTGAGTCGGTGGTGAAGGACGAAAAATCCGGTGAGGCGCTTGAGGTGCACTGCACCTACGATCCGGAAACAAAGAGCGGCAGCGCGGCCAGTTCCCGCAAGGTTAAGGGAACGCTGCACTGGGTTTCGGCGGGCCATGCCATGCCAGCCGAAGTGCGTTTGTACGACCATCTCTTTTTAAAAGAAAACCCGGATGAGGAAAAGGACTTCAGAGCCTGCGTCAACCCGGACTCGCTGATGAAGCTGACCTCCTGCATGCTTGAACGGAGCCTGTCGGGAGCGGCGCCCGGCAGCCGCTACCAGTTTCTGCGCAACGGCTTCTTCTGTGTGGATACTGTTGATTCAACAAAAACAAAACCGGTTTTCAACCGGATTGTTTCATTGAAGGATACCTGGGCTAAAATTCAGAAAGCCAGGCAGGATGGACAGTAA
- a CDS encoding EFR1 family ferrodoxin (N-terminal region resembles flavodoxins. C-terminal ferrodoxin region binds two 4Fe-4S clusters.): protein MGFTIFYFSATGNSLEITTKIAKELGYCTIKSMAAQMPSEPVGGPGESIGFVFPVFYNGLPRLVKRFIEKLAIFPETYCFAITNSGGTRANPLGMLEDILTEKGIRLSYADEVKMPGNYIVSHQAPASDKVQKIINAAAGKNTVHVCPQITGRCPGIG from the coding sequence ATGGGTTTTACAATTTTTTATTTTTCTGCAACAGGCAATTCGCTGGAAATTACTACTAAAATTGCAAAAGAATTGGGATATTGCACAATCAAGTCAATGGCTGCACAGATGCCGAGTGAACCTGTAGGTGGGCCTGGTGAATCTATTGGTTTCGTATTTCCTGTTTTCTATAATGGGTTGCCCAGATTAGTAAAACGATTTATTGAAAAACTTGCTATATTTCCAGAAACCTATTGCTTTGCAATAACAAATTCCGGAGGAACCAGAGCGAACCCATTAGGTATGCTGGAGGATATTCTTACCGAAAAAGGTATTCGTTTATCTTATGCAGATGAGGTCAAAATGCCGGGAAATTATATTGTGAGTCATCAGGCTCCCGCTTCCGACAAAGTACAGAAAATAATTAATGCTGCCGCCGGTAAAAACACCGTCCATGTTTGCCCACAAATTACCGGAAGATGCCCCGGAATCGGTTAA
- a CDS encoding TetR/AcrR family transcriptional regulator has product MLSKILNLESKRRNAILNAALKEFATKGFDEASTNVIAKESGISKGLMFHYVNSKKDLFLFLYDYCSDMINKEYFDLMNFNEKDIFERLRQSYLLQLELLQQHPWIFEFNKITATKSDEINKELEERHKGKQSLCYETMFGSIDESKFREDLDIERCKQLIFWVNIGFTNQMLEDIRNLEINELDYDKIIAKLDGYFNELRKLFYK; this is encoded by the coding sequence ATGCTTTCAAAAATATTAAATCTGGAATCCAAAAGACGAAATGCTATTTTAAACGCAGCGTTAAAGGAATTTGCCACGAAGGGATTTGATGAAGCGTCAACAAATGTAATTGCAAAAGAGTCTGGGATTTCAAAGGGGTTAATGTTCCATTATGTAAATAGCAAAAAAGACCTTTTTCTATTCCTTTATGATTACTGCTCGGACATGATTAATAAAGAATATTTTGATTTAATGAATTTTAATGAAAAAGATATTTTTGAAAGGCTGCGGCAGTCATATCTTCTCCAGCTTGAGTTGCTGCAACAGCATCCCTGGATTTTTGAATTCAATAAGATTACCGCCACCAAGTCTGATGAAATCAATAAGGAACTGGAAGAAAGACATAAAGGGAAACAATCATTATGCTACGAGACAATGTTTGGTTCAATTGATGAATCTAAATTCAGAGAAGATCTTGACATTGAAAGGTGCAAACAGCTTATTTTTTGGGTGAATATTGGTTTTACGAATCAGATGCTGGAGGATATTCGAAACTTAGAAATCAATGAATTGGATTATGACAAGATTATTGCAAAACTTGATGGTTACTTTAATGAACTCAGAAAGCTCTTCTATAAATAA
- a CDS encoding helix-turn-helix transcriptional regulator, with protein MKNKLKVYRAMHDLTQEELANKLGVTRATINAIEKGRYDPSLKLAFKIARFFEVAIETIFIEEKL; from the coding sequence ATGAAAAATAAGCTGAAAGTCTACCGCGCAATGCATGACTTGACACAGGAGGAATTGGCAAATAAACTGGGAGTTACTCGCGCCACCATAAACGCGATTGAAAAAGGGAGGTACGACCCTTCCCTTAAACTGGCCTTCAAAATAGCACGCTTTTTTGAAGTAGCTATTGAAACTATATTTATTGAAGAAAAGTTATAG
- a CDS encoding BlaI/MecI/CopY family transcriptional regulator: MMAEKNEINLSSSEWVIMECLWDKAPLTVTQIAKAMERETGWAKSTTKTLISRMETKGYLHYEEGGKARRYYPTVERSEVILAETESFLSRLYNGSLGMMVNTLAHQNNLSQREIKELRAILDKMEGV; this comes from the coding sequence ATGATGGCGGAAAAGAATGAAATAAACTTATCGAGCAGTGAATGGGTGATCATGGAGTGCCTTTGGGATAAGGCTCCCCTGACGGTAACACAAATTGCAAAGGCCATGGAACGCGAAACCGGCTGGGCTAAGAGTACAACCAAAACTCTTATCAGCCGCATGGAGACAAAGGGATATCTGCACTATGAAGAAGGCGGCAAGGCTCGGCGGTATTACCCTACCGTTGAGCGCTCGGAAGTAATCCTGGCGGAAACCGAGAGCTTTCTCAGTCGGCTTTATAACGGCAGTTTGGGTATGATGGTGAACACGCTCGCTCACCAAAATAATCTTTCTCAGAGAGAAATCAAAGAGCTACGGGCAATTCTTGATAAGATGGAAGGGGTGTAA
- the tadA gene encoding tRNA adenosine(34) deaminase TadA: MDHAGYMREALAEAEKAYALGEVPIGAVVVLDGEVIGRGHNLREFLKDSTAHAEVLALREAASRMGDWRLNGTVVYSTIEPCPMCAGAMVQFRVKTLVYGAADPKAGAVDSVIDVVRQPRFNHQVEVVAGVLEEECRSIIRRFFRELREKKDTGEVAGLAEGARLEIE, translated from the coding sequence GTGGACCACGCCGGCTACATGCGCGAAGCCCTGGCGGAAGCTGAAAAGGCCTATGCTTTGGGAGAGGTGCCCATCGGCGCCGTTGTGGTGCTTGACGGAGAGGTTATTGGAAGAGGCCACAACCTGCGCGAGTTTTTGAAGGACAGCACCGCGCACGCGGAAGTGCTGGCCCTGCGGGAGGCGGCTAGCCGCATGGGTGACTGGCGGCTGAACGGAACCGTGGTGTACTCCACCATTGAGCCATGTCCGATGTGTGCCGGAGCCATGGTGCAGTTCAGGGTCAAGACCCTGGTCTACGGCGCGGCGGACCCCAAGGCGGGTGCGGTGGATTCGGTTATCGACGTGGTCAGGCAGCCTCGGTTCAACCACCAGGTTGAGGTCGTAGCAGGGGTGCTGGAGGAAGAATGCCGGTCAATTATCAGGCGCTTCTTTCGGGAATTAAGGGAGAAAAAAGATACTGGAGAAGTGGCCGGGCTGGCCGAAGGCGCTCGACTCGAAATCGAGTGA
- a CDS encoding type II toxin-antitoxin system RelB/DinJ family antitoxin, translating to MAKTANINIRIDPETKAWAEQLFASFGITITDAINIFLRQSLMVGGLPFEMKQPRFNAVTETAMREARDIASGKVSAKSYASARELFEDLDSEC from the coding sequence ATGGCAAAAACAGCAAACATCAACATTCGTATTGACCCGGAAACAAAGGCGTGGGCAGAACAGCTTTTTGCCAGCTTTGGTATTACCATTACCGATGCAATAAATATTTTTCTGCGTCAGTCCTTAATGGTGGGCGGCTTACCTTTTGAAATGAAGCAGCCCCGTTTTAATGCTGTAACAGAGACAGCCATGCGGGAAGCAAGGGACATTGCCAGCGGAAAAGTCTCGGCGAAAAGCTATGCTTCAGCGCGTGAACTGTTCGAAGATCTTGACAGCGAATGTTGA
- a CDS encoding type II toxin-antitoxin system YafQ family toxin, whose protein sequence is MLTLKTTAQFRKDYKLAKKRGYKMDLLEEILQMLLEEKPLDKKHLDHALTGNYIGFRECHILSDWLLIYEINESLLILTATRTGTHSDLFKK, encoded by the coding sequence ATGTTGACATTAAAAACAACCGCACAATTTCGCAAGGACTATAAATTAGCGAAAAAGCGTGGATACAAGATGGATTTGCTGGAAGAAATCTTGCAAATGCTTTTGGAAGAAAAGCCACTTGACAAAAAACATCTCGACCATGCACTAACAGGAAACTATATTGGTTTCCGGGAATGCCATATTCTGTCGGACTGGCTGCTGATTTATGAAATAAATGAAAGTTTACTCATACTTACGGCAACCCGCACAGGGACACATTCCGATTTATTCAAAAAATGA
- a CDS encoding DUF3795 domain-containing protein — MKEYKREYPLFSLCGLNCGLCPRYQSEGTTRCPGCGGKDFHLQHPSCAVITCSKKHGDVEYCFLCKNYPCNRYKCPSEKDSFITYRNVINDMQKAIDNGIEQYQAELNEKILFLEYLISNFNDGRKKNFFCIAINLLDLADLNDIKEHIKKCDETIPQKDKVKMVESWFNEKAKSKNINFKLRK, encoded by the coding sequence ATGAAGGAATATAAAAGAGAATATCCCTTGTTTTCTTTATGTGGTCTTAACTGTGGACTTTGCCCAAGATATCAAAGTGAGGGAACAACAAGGTGCCCCGGATGCGGTGGCAAAGATTTTCATCTGCAACACCCAAGCTGTGCAGTGATTACGTGCAGTAAAAAGCATGGTGATGTTGAGTATTGCTTCCTGTGCAAAAATTATCCATGTAATAGATATAAATGCCCAAGCGAAAAAGATTCGTTCATCACCTACCGCAATGTTATAAATGATATGCAGAAGGCCATTGACAACGGGATTGAACAGTATCAAGCGGAGCTTAATGAAAAAATATTATTTTTAGAATACTTAATCAGTAATTTTAACGATGGCAGAAAAAAGAACTTTTTTTGTATTGCCATCAATCTTCTGGATCTTGCGGATTTAAATGATATAAAAGAACATATTAAAAAATGTGACGAAACAATTCCCCAAAAAGATAAAGTGAAAATGGTAGAATCATGGTTCAATGAAAAAGCAAAGAGTAAAAATATTAACTTTAAACTGAGAAAATAA
- a CDS encoding recombinase family protein: MSKRPFKNKKLIRHPELEQILVENTHEPLISQELWDIVQDVRKHKKRMPKQMDEPNMFSGLVYCADCGKTLVLQCGSLH, from the coding sequence ATGTCGAAAAGACCATTCAAGAACAAAAAGCTCATCCGGCACCCGGAGTTGGAGCAGATTCTGGTGGAGAATACTCATGAGCCGCTCATTTCGCAGGAGCTGTGGGACATTGTGCAGGACGTCCGCAAGCACAAAAAGCGGATGCCGAAGCAAATGGACGAGCCGAATATGTTCTCGGGACTGGTGTACTGCGCCGACTGTGGAAAGACTTTAGTGCTCCAATGTGGAAGCCTTCATTGA
- a CDS encoding ISLre2 family transposase: MNTSPQIQAAQDYLKESSWLQEKRVSTLLNSVLAGKTNFNTLEKELFTIARDYLIQMLTAFLEHLDRLILYSAEREGWEVVEIRERSLETTLGVLSYPRRYYKKRTLSGAYAYTFLLDELLGIPARAHVSARLSEIAVMLAAEQTYRKAKETLKTTLGVSISHETIHRDVQVAGEHLKKWDGETGLDGTGIRVVPLLVVEVDGAMIKQQRRHKRSEQRRFELKTAVVYEGWEEGPNGRAKLINPTYFIYHGKGEEFWGALERRLSRLYDLDGCPRKIIAGDGADWIREGADLLGAEYQYCRFHLKRDLISLFNPQHRKKLEKILYTNDTNSRAAFNMFLRTLIIEEPNETRKEKLRAFQSLINSVWEGITDWRERNRPCPSPARGLGVIEPNVGHTIARRFKHQGASWSVNGSDNLAHVRCAKRNGNLIDILRLPGPPTPESEPVRVQDGYWARRQTDGLAAKDPGDWVRASLPAAYGPNQKSRELALLISRLTLDWIF; the protein is encoded by the coding sequence GTGAATACATCACCCCAAATCCAAGCAGCCCAAGACTATCTGAAAGAAAGTTCCTGGCTGCAAGAGAAAAGAGTGAGTACTTTACTTAACAGTGTACTTGCCGGAAAGACAAATTTCAATACTTTAGAAAAAGAACTATTTACCATTGCCAGAGACTACTTGATTCAGATGCTGACTGCATTTTTAGAACACCTTGATCGGCTCATACTTTACTCGGCCGAACGGGAGGGTTGGGAAGTAGTTGAAATAAGGGAGCGAAGCCTCGAAACCACCCTGGGGGTGCTCAGCTACCCAAGACGCTACTACAAAAAGCGCACTTTAAGCGGAGCTTACGCTTACACCTTTTTGCTGGACGAACTGCTGGGTATACCAGCAAGAGCGCATGTCTCTGCCCGGTTGAGCGAAATAGCCGTAATGCTTGCCGCCGAACAAACCTACAGGAAGGCAAAAGAAACCTTAAAGACCACTTTGGGGGTGAGCATCAGCCACGAGACCATCCATCGGGATGTCCAAGTAGCCGGTGAACACCTCAAGAAATGGGATGGGGAAACTGGCTTAGACGGTACCGGTATCCGTGTTGTCCCTTTATTGGTTGTCGAAGTAGACGGAGCGATGATCAAACAACAGCGCCGGCACAAAAGAAGTGAGCAGAGACGCTTTGAGTTAAAAACAGCGGTAGTTTATGAAGGGTGGGAAGAAGGTCCGAATGGCAGAGCAAAACTGATCAACCCCACTTACTTCATTTACCACGGAAAAGGAGAAGAATTTTGGGGCGCCTTAGAACGGCGTTTAAGCCGGCTCTACGATCTTGACGGCTGCCCAAGAAAAATTATTGCCGGGGACGGAGCCGACTGGATCCGGGAAGGAGCCGATCTTTTAGGGGCCGAATATCAATACTGCCGGTTCCACTTAAAAAGGGATCTTATTAGCCTGTTTAACCCCCAGCACAGAAAAAAACTCGAGAAAATCCTCTATACGAACGACACGAACAGCCGGGCCGCTTTCAATATGTTTTTAAGGACGTTGATCATTGAAGAACCAAACGAAACCAGAAAAGAAAAACTAAGAGCTTTCCAAAGCCTAATCAATAGCGTTTGGGAAGGGATTACCGACTGGCGGGAAAGAAACCGTCCCTGCCCTTCCCCGGCCCGGGGATTGGGAGTTATCGAACCCAATGTGGGGCATACCATTGCCCGTCGGTTTAAACATCAGGGGGCTTCCTGGTCGGTAAACGGATCTGACAATCTCGCCCATGTTCGTTGTGCAAAAAGAAACGGTAATCTTATAGATATTCTTCGCCTGCCAGGGCCGCCTACTCCAGAGAGTGAGCCGGTACGAGTTCAGGACGGCTATTGGGCCAGAAGACAAACAGATGGCCTGGCTGCAAAAGATCCTGGGGATTGGGTACGGGCATCCTTGCCGGCAGCTTATGGACCCAATCAGAAAAGCCGGGAACTGGCATTACTAATTAGCCGTCTCACTTTAGATTGGATTTTTTAG